A part of Nesterenkonia lutea genomic DNA contains:
- a CDS encoding GntR family transcriptional regulator, translating to MSVANPAPEGRTQAEHAYLELRARIIDMRLEPGSALDEEALMRELSVGRTPMREAVKRLESDRMLKVYPRRGTIVSDVNIRDLKDISDARRVLEAFAARRAAEQATDEDRELLRSCLEEITTEEFASNRLSVDLDGRIHSAVYTVMRNSYVETTLIQYFHLSQRMWNFVLAGLEPIGSHINEHIALLQAIIDGDPDLAARLAEDHITHFENRVREAL from the coding sequence GTGAGCGTCGCGAATCCGGCACCGGAGGGCAGGACGCAGGCGGAACACGCCTACCTCGAACTGCGCGCGCGCATCATCGACATGCGCCTGGAGCCGGGTTCTGCGCTCGATGAGGAAGCTCTCATGCGTGAGCTCTCGGTCGGACGAACCCCGATGCGTGAAGCGGTCAAGCGCCTGGAATCGGACCGGATGCTCAAGGTCTATCCGCGTCGCGGCACCATCGTCTCCGATGTCAACATCCGCGACCTCAAGGACATCTCCGATGCGCGCCGGGTGCTCGAGGCCTTCGCTGCCCGGCGGGCTGCCGAACAGGCGACGGATGAGGATCGTGAGCTGCTGCGGAGCTGCCTGGAAGAGATCACCACTGAGGAATTCGCGTCGAACAGACTCTCCGTAGACCTGGACGGACGCATCCACAGCGCGGTCTACACCGTGATGCGCAACAGTTACGTGGAAACCACGTTGATCCAGTATTTTCACCTCTCCCAGCGCATGTGGAACTTTGTGCTGGCCGGTCTCGAGCCCATCGGCAGCCACATCAACGAGCACATAGCCCTGCTGCAGGCCATCATCGATGGTGACCCGGACCTGGCTGCGCGCTTGGCCGAGGACCACATCACCCACTTCGAGAACCGCGTGCGCGAAGCCCTGTAA
- the purU gene encoding formyltetrahydrofolate deformylase — protein sequence MTYLPSTVASGAARLFTAREDTAASSQAVLTLSCPQHSGIVHSVSKFLFERGFDIVEHQQFDDSAAQRLYLRTAFVQREKAESVDDLAEDFAEVAEKFSMDFTFHDGTRPRVLVMVSKMGHCLNDLIFRSTTGTLAADLVAVVSNHEDLRRMAESAGLPFIHIPVTAETKPAAEARLLATIDEYDADLIVLARYMQILSPELSSQLTGKAINIHHSFLPGFKGARPYHQAHVRGVKQIGATAHYVTDDLDEGPIIEQEVIRVDHRLSPQELAMVGRDNEALALSKAVRLHVENRVLVDGLRTITFT from the coding sequence ATGACGTATCTGCCTTCCACCGTCGCCTCGGGGGCCGCCCGCCTGTTCACCGCCCGTGAAGACACGGCCGCCAGCAGCCAGGCGGTCCTCACACTTTCCTGTCCGCAGCACAGCGGCATCGTCCACTCAGTGTCGAAGTTCCTGTTCGAGCGTGGTTTCGACATCGTCGAGCACCAGCAGTTCGACGATTCAGCGGCGCAGCGCCTGTACCTCCGGACCGCCTTCGTCCAGCGTGAGAAGGCGGAATCGGTCGATGATCTCGCCGAGGACTTTGCCGAGGTGGCCGAGAAGTTCTCGATGGACTTCACCTTCCACGACGGGACCAGGCCGCGAGTCCTCGTCATGGTCTCGAAGATGGGCCACTGCCTCAATGACCTGATCTTCCGCTCGACCACCGGAACCCTCGCCGCCGACCTGGTCGCAGTGGTCTCCAATCACGAGGACCTGCGCCGAATGGCAGAATCCGCCGGCCTTCCCTTCATCCACATCCCCGTGACCGCTGAGACCAAGCCGGCGGCCGAGGCTCGGCTGCTTGCGACCATCGACGAATATGACGCAGACCTGATCGTCCTGGCCAGGTACATGCAGATCCTCTCCCCCGAACTCAGCTCGCAGCTCACCGGGAAGGCCATCAACATCCATCACTCGTTCCTGCCGGGATTCAAGGGTGCCCGCCCCTACCACCAGGCCCACGTCCGCGGCGTCAAGCAGATCGGCGCCACAGCGCACTACGTCACCGACGATCTGGACGAGGGTCCGATCATCGAACAGGAGGTCATCCGGGTCGACCACCGGCTCAGTCCTCAGGAACTGGCGATGGTGGGCAGAGACAACGAGGCCCTGGCCCTGTCCAAGGCCGTGCGGCTGCACGTCGAGAACCGAGTCCTGGTCGACGGACTGCGGACCATCACCTTCACCTAG